In Nocardia sp. NBC_01327, the genomic stretch AGATCGCCTCCGCCTGGATCCGCTTGTCGGAGACCTCGAGGCCGAAAACGCCCGGCTGCGGGCCGCGGGTCCGCTCGTCGCGGTGGCACTGCCCGGCGGAATACCGGCGTGGGCGGTCACTCACGATGCCGAAGCCCGCAGGTTGCTCACCGATACGCGACTGGTCAAGGACGTCAGCGCCTGGACCCTTCACCAGCGCGGGCAGATCCCGCCCGAGTGGCCCTTGATCGGTGTGGTGGAACACGGCCGTTCCATGTTCACCGTGGACGGCGTACCGCATCAGAGACTGAGAAGCCCTGTCGCACAGGCGTTCTCGACCCGGCAGATGAACAGCATGCGCGAGCGCATCGGCGAACTGACGAGGGAACTGCTGGACGCACTGCCGGCCGACGGCAATCCGGTCGATCTGCGGGCAGCGTTCGCCTGCCGGTTGTCGATGCGGGTCATCAGCGAACTGACGGGCGTCGACCCGGCGGACCAGCCCGGCCTCGCGGTCCTGTTCGACAAATTCCTCTCGACCCAGACCCCGCCCGACGAGGTGATCTCGAATCAGGCCGCGCTGACAGCGATGATGCGAACCTTGGCCGCTACGCGTCGCGCATCCCCCAGGGACGATCTCACCAGCCTGCTCGTTACCGACA encodes the following:
- a CDS encoding cytochrome P450 family protein codes for the protein MSRARADRLRLDPLVGDLEAENARLRAAGPLVAVALPGGIPAWAVTHDAEARRLLTDTRLVKDVSAWTLHQRGQIPPEWPLIGVVEHGRSMFTVDGVPHQRLRSPVAQAFSTRQMNSMRERIGELTRELLDALPADGNPVDLRAAFACRLSMRVISELTGVDPADQPGLAVLFDKFLSTQTPPDEVISNQAALTAMMRTLAATRRASPRDDLTSLLVTDSGGDTFTDEEIVSTLQLVIGSGYLTTVSLIVNAVANLCAHPGQLALVRGGVVGWDAVVEETLRYSAPNSNFLIRFATADIAVGDAMIRRGEALIVSYGAIGRDERRYGRTAADFDITRSPNRHMSFGHGPHFCVGAPLARLEGSTALSLLYERFPNLTLAIPAEQLPHNPTVTQNELSELPILLEP